Proteins encoded together in one Bradyrhizobium sp. CB82 window:
- a CDS encoding restriction endonuclease subunit S, with protein sequence MTGQSTLGEILLDIQAGKSFQTAESPARPDELGVLKVSAVTWAEFRHDEAKALRGAYQPDDSHRVRAGDLLISRANTKEFVGAVVLVERDYPLRLLSDKTLRLVINENVANKEYLLFALRAPKARKHIEHFATGTSDSMRNISQGVIKSIPIDLPPLDEQCRIATRLKIQLEQVGTAWKAAKEQNQEAEALRASIYREAFRKAVPVAVPPDLGESPSQWHWHKLSDVARLESGHTPSRLRPDWWGGDVSWISLTEIRALDGQWVEGTQLRTNEAGIANSAARVLPRGTVCYSRTASVGFVAIMGRPMATSQDFANWVCGDALDPEFLMHALIRSRAELRELATGATHKTIYMPTLESFHVCAPEPNEQRLIVKALKKQLVEADTIRSTLIQQEATVSALPQRILAQAFEI encoded by the coding sequence ATGACGGGCCAAAGCACCCTCGGCGAAATCCTCTTAGACATCCAAGCTGGCAAGAGCTTTCAGACCGCCGAAAGCCCCGCGCGGCCTGATGAGTTGGGTGTGCTCAAGGTCAGTGCCGTGACTTGGGCGGAGTTCCGCCACGATGAGGCCAAGGCACTTAGGGGGGCTTACCAGCCCGATGATAGCCATAGGGTCCGAGCAGGTGACCTGCTGATCTCCCGTGCCAACACAAAGGAATTCGTTGGTGCCGTAGTGTTGGTAGAGCGGGACTACCCGCTCCGTCTTTTGTCCGACAAGACCTTGCGTCTGGTAATCAACGAGAACGTTGCCAACAAGGAATACCTGCTGTTCGCCCTGCGCGCGCCGAAGGCGCGCAAGCATATCGAGCACTTCGCGACGGGAACCAGTGACTCTATGCGAAACATCTCGCAAGGGGTCATCAAGTCGATCCCAATTGATCTCCCGCCGCTTGACGAGCAATGCCGCATTGCCACCCGCCTAAAAATCCAACTGGAGCAGGTGGGAACGGCGTGGAAAGCGGCTAAGGAGCAAAATCAGGAGGCTGAGGCGCTGCGCGCGTCTATCTACCGCGAAGCCTTCCGCAAGGCCGTGCCGGTCGCAGTGCCGCCAGATCTCGGCGAGTCGCCCTCCCAATGGCACTGGCACAAGCTCTCTGATGTCGCTCGGCTAGAAAGCGGTCATACGCCAAGCCGCTTGCGGCCCGACTGGTGGGGTGGCGACGTCTCGTGGATATCGCTAACCGAGATCCGCGCTCTCGACGGGCAATGGGTCGAGGGTACGCAACTGCGCACCAACGAGGCAGGCATCGCCAATTCGGCGGCGCGCGTCTTGCCGCGAGGCACTGTGTGCTACTCGCGCACAGCCTCGGTGGGTTTCGTCGCCATTATGGGCCGCCCTATGGCCACGAGTCAGGATTTCGCAAACTGGGTATGCGGCGATGCCCTGGACCCGGAGTTTCTGATGCATGCACTGATCCGTTCGCGCGCTGAGTTGCGCGAACTAGCGACCGGCGCCACGCATAAAACGATCTACATGCCTACGCTTGAGAGCTTCCATGTGTGCGCGCCGGAGCCGAATGAACAACGGCTCATCGTGAAGGCGCTGAAGAAACAACTCGTTGAAGCGGACACGATCCGTTCCACGCTAATCCAGCAAGAGGCCACGGTTTCAGCTTTACCGCAGCGCATCCTCGCCCAAGCTTTCGAGATCTGA
- a CDS encoding DEAD/DEAH box helicase family protein translates to MSLNEADTRYHLIDPVLRDKGYVSRDRITLETVLTPPPVEPTGIKGRRRRGPGRTDYLLCVQVGDMPKAMPVAVLEAKKEADDPLRGMQQARGYANTLRFEVKYVFSTNGHKYGEYDRFTELIEGPFSFKDFPSHADLTARYGAASGIDLTRPIATILFQADSPAWSQSRYYQDAAIRAAFEKIILDRQAGTPPRVLLTLATGAGKTIIATNLLWRLAQAGHLPKQALFLCDRDELREQAYTKLKAAFGDNARIVKTERGGNAAANARIHIATYQTLGIDDAGDASFLTEHYSEDAFSVIVIDECHRSAWGKWAEVLRRNPNAIHIGLTATPRKLQESEKATAEDKEITANNLEYFGEPVYEYTLIQAQEDGYLAACEIVKRKASIDDAVFTKEELLKAGVRDLKTDRLLTAEDLTKDQYTGKDFDDEIFIELRTPKMCEDLFKLLCENGGPEQKLIIFCNREIHADRVAQQMNNLYVRWCREQRRTPKDLYAFKCMGGVNNGADLIEPMRGSGERAFIACTVDLLEAGVDIERLNAVVFFRYLQSPIKFYQMVGRGTRIHEESGKYKFWLYDYTDVTSLFGTEFITKPPRSGGGGRKDDEGDEGRGGGEGGDGPAVGEVGGKAVVITAQGRFIVVSRDGRDTPVPVEEYRREVVSRVLSEAHTLEEFRALWIEPHKRRQFIEHLLGERLDPDLIRDEDRMNDFDLYDYFSHHGYHARALRRPERGDVFITHNQPWFAAMPENAAIVLKGLGHQFAQGGTDALETPVLWEVPAIRVAGGLDALRPLGAPVQVMREAKGRLFGV, encoded by the coding sequence GTGAGCCTGAACGAGGCGGACACCCGCTACCACCTGATCGATCCGGTTTTGCGCGACAAGGGCTACGTCAGCCGCGACCGCATCACGCTTGAAACAGTGCTCACCCCGCCACCTGTGGAGCCCACAGGCATCAAGGGCCGCCGCCGAAGGGGTCCGGGCCGCACGGACTATCTCTTGTGCGTCCAGGTGGGTGACATGCCTAAGGCAATGCCAGTCGCTGTGCTGGAAGCGAAGAAGGAAGCCGATGACCCGCTCAGGGGCATGCAGCAGGCACGGGGCTACGCCAACACCTTGCGCTTCGAAGTCAAGTACGTTTTTTCCACCAATGGTCACAAATACGGCGAGTACGACCGCTTTACCGAATTGATCGAGGGACCGTTCTCATTCAAGGATTTCCCGTCGCACGCGGACCTCACCGCCCGCTACGGCGCGGCGAGTGGCATTGACCTGACACGGCCTATAGCGACGATTCTCTTCCAGGCAGACAGCCCAGCCTGGTCGCAAAGCCGTTACTACCAGGATGCTGCCATCCGCGCCGCGTTCGAAAAGATCATCCTTGATCGCCAAGCTGGCACGCCACCACGTGTGCTGCTCACGCTCGCCACTGGCGCCGGCAAAACCATCATCGCCACCAACTTGCTATGGCGCCTCGCACAGGCCGGCCACTTGCCCAAACAGGCGCTGTTCCTCTGTGACCGCGACGAACTGCGCGAGCAAGCCTACACGAAGCTCAAGGCGGCGTTCGGTGACAACGCGCGCATCGTCAAGACCGAACGTGGTGGCAATGCTGCCGCCAATGCGCGCATCCACATTGCCACCTACCAGACGCTGGGTATCGACGATGCGGGCGATGCCAGCTTCCTCACCGAGCACTACAGCGAAGATGCGTTTTCCGTCATCGTTATCGACGAGTGCCACCGATCCGCCTGGGGCAAATGGGCTGAGGTGCTGCGTCGCAATCCCAACGCCATCCACATCGGCCTCACCGCCACGCCGCGCAAGCTTCAGGAGTCTGAAAAGGCGACAGCCGAGGACAAGGAAATCACTGCCAATAACCTCGAGTATTTTGGTGAGCCGGTTTACGAATACACTCTGATCCAGGCGCAGGAAGACGGCTATTTGGCCGCCTGCGAGATCGTCAAGCGCAAGGCCAGCATCGACGACGCCGTCTTCACTAAGGAAGAACTGCTCAAGGCAGGCGTGCGCGACCTCAAGACCGACCGGTTGCTTACGGCCGAGGACCTCACCAAGGATCAGTACACTGGCAAAGACTTCGATGACGAAATCTTCATCGAGTTGCGGACGCCTAAAATGTGCGAAGACCTGTTCAAGCTGCTGTGCGAGAACGGCGGCCCGGAGCAGAAGTTGATCATCTTCTGTAATCGCGAGATTCATGCTGACCGCGTGGCCCAGCAGATGAACAACCTGTATGTGCGCTGGTGCAGGGAGCAGCGGCGCACGCCGAAGGACCTCTACGCCTTCAAGTGCATGGGCGGGGTAAACAACGGTGCTGACCTCATCGAACCAATGCGCGGCTCCGGCGAGCGCGCCTTCATTGCCTGCACAGTGGATTTGCTTGAGGCCGGCGTAGACATCGAGCGACTCAACGCCGTGGTGTTCTTCCGCTACCTGCAATCGCCCATCAAGTTCTACCAGATGGTCGGGCGCGGCACTCGCATCCACGAGGAATCAGGTAAGTACAAGTTCTGGCTTTACGACTACACCGACGTCACCAGCCTCTTCGGTACCGAATTCATTACCAAGCCGCCGCGCTCGGGAGGAGGTGGACGCAAAGACGATGAAGGCGACGAGGGACGCGGTGGCGGCGAGGGGGGCGATGGCCCAGCCGTAGGCGAGGTCGGCGGCAAGGCCGTCGTCATCACGGCGCAAGGCCGTTTCATCGTCGTCAGCCGCGACGGCAGGGATACGCCTGTGCCAGTGGAAGAGTACCGCCGCGAGGTGGTCAGCCGCGTGCTGAGCGAGGCACACACGCTAGAGGAGTTCCGCGCGCTGTGGATCGAGCCGCATAAGCGCCGCCAGTTCATCGAGCACTTGCTCGGAGAGCGCCTTGACCCCGACCTGATTCGCGATGAAGACCGGATGAACGACTTCGATCTCTACGACTACTTCAGCCACCACGGGTACCACGCCCGCGCCTTACGGCGACCTGAGCGCGGCGATGTCTTCATCACCCACAACCAGCCGTGGTTCGCCGCCATGCCGGAAAACGCCGCCATCGTGCTCAAGGGCTTGGGCCATCAGTTCGCCCAAGGAGGCACCGACGCGCTAGAAACCCCGGTGCTGTGGGAGGTGCCGGCCATCAGAGTCGCCGGCGGTCTGGATGCTCTCCGTCCTTTGGGTGCACCCGTGCAAGTCATGCGCGAGGCCAAGGGGAGGTTGTTTGGGGTATGA